From a single Shewanella donghaensis genomic region:
- a CDS encoding 4Fe-4S binding protein: MSNSQTPLELQQVRQQVLAQTQVIQNLIPPTVSYTTEGNVLVIGPEDLARLAAGKLSNMANAVILANEAITSQDEDHLESVMNAAVNSESYYNKLISVKGFLGQFQVTVENEGSDKEQAATELSVVAIRKPHFDIVLDMSMTPCLNLEMLPPGYFYVGQDADKLADAIDQIPDLVGEFDKPRYVKVNSDICAHNRNGVNGCNRCLNFCPADAISSVAHKIEIDPYLCHGAGSCTNACPTGAIAFDLPTPQALHSYTHKLVSRYLDQAQAAPVILFHDSAVGAELITADLVGDIIPVELEEITVASIDHWMSALAWGARQVLILNTDATAPTLTQMLNGELALANSILDEMGQPQRISLIDTQALASLDDRLAISLDWPLIVPAAFEPTTKRETLYAAIDHLNEQAAATDVSIAMSNVPYGVVNVDVDKCTLCMSCVSTCPTQALTDGGDSPALHFVEQDCVQCGLCEASCPENVISLTPQINLDQVSRQQRQTLKEEPPFECIRCGTAFATQSMVHRMIDMIGGHSAFNANIERLKMCGDCRVKDMFEDILEDPEKQLR, encoded by the coding sequence GTGAGCAATAGTCAAACCCCGCTAGAACTACAGCAAGTTCGCCAGCAGGTATTAGCACAGACTCAAGTTATCCAAAACTTGATTCCGCCTACCGTCAGTTACACAACGGAAGGCAACGTGTTAGTTATCGGCCCAGAAGATTTGGCTCGATTAGCTGCAGGAAAACTGTCAAACATGGCCAATGCAGTTATTTTGGCAAATGAAGCGATTACCAGCCAAGATGAAGATCATCTTGAATCAGTAATGAACGCTGCCGTTAATAGCGAAAGCTATTACAACAAACTCATTTCAGTAAAAGGCTTTTTAGGTCAGTTCCAAGTGACTGTCGAGAACGAAGGCTCTGATAAAGAGCAAGCTGCCACTGAATTGAGTGTTGTTGCCATTCGTAAACCACATTTTGATATTGTGTTAGACATGAGCATGACGCCATGTCTTAACCTAGAAATGCTACCTCCAGGTTATTTCTATGTAGGACAAGACGCAGACAAGCTAGCCGATGCTATCGATCAAATCCCAGATTTAGTGGGTGAGTTTGATAAGCCACGTTATGTGAAAGTGAATAGCGATATTTGTGCTCACAATCGTAATGGCGTTAATGGTTGTAACCGCTGCTTAAACTTCTGTCCTGCAGATGCGATTAGCAGTGTTGCACACAAAATCGAAATCGATCCTTACCTTTGTCATGGTGCGGGTAGCTGTACAAATGCATGTCCTACAGGGGCAATTGCATTTGATTTACCGACGCCACAAGCACTGCATAGTTACACACACAAATTAGTAAGCCGTTACCTTGACCAAGCTCAAGCAGCGCCGGTTATTTTATTCCACGATAGCGCTGTAGGCGCAGAATTAATTACCGCGGATCTCGTTGGTGACATCATTCCAGTGGAATTAGAAGAAATCACGGTAGCAAGTATTGACCATTGGATGTCAGCCCTAGCATGGGGTGCACGTCAGGTGCTTATTCTTAATACTGATGCAACCGCACCGACATTAACGCAAATGTTAAATGGTGAGTTAGCACTTGCTAATAGCATCTTAGATGAAATGGGTCAGCCTCAACGTATTAGCCTGATTGATACGCAAGCCTTAGCATCTTTAGATGACAGATTAGCCATTAGTCTTGATTGGCCATTGATAGTACCAGCAGCATTTGAGCCAACAACTAAGCGTGAAACCCTGTATGCCGCTATTGATCATTTGAATGAGCAAGCCGCAGCCACTGACGTCAGTATCGCTATGAGCAATGTGCCATACGGTGTTGTGAATGTTGATGTAGATAAATGTACCTTGTGTATGTCTTGTGTGTCGACTTGTCCAACGCAAGCATTAACTGATGGTGGTGACTCTCCAGCATTACATTTTGTCGAACAAGACTGTGTGCAATGTGGTTTGTGTGAAGCATCTTGTCCTGAAAATGTGATTAGCCTGACACCGCAAATCAATTTGGATCAAGTATCACGTCAACAACGTCAAACGTTAAAAGAAGAGCCTCCGTTCGAATGTATTCGTTGCGGAACCGCTTTTGCTACTCAATCGATGGTTCATCGAATGATAGATATGATAGGTGGACATTCAGCATTTAACGCCAACATTGAGCGTTTAAAAATGTGTGGTGATTGCCGCGTGAAAGATATGTTTGAAGACATTCTTGAAGACCCTGAGAAGCAACTTCGATAA